In Oceanispirochaeta sp. M1, a single genomic region encodes these proteins:
- a CDS encoding M48 family metallopeptidase, with translation MKNKIIIILILCSLLSATWAETQQEDVLSEYSRVFGLEASRSNDFDEIMNGIRYIDNLLTKNEAKVITSIYYNRAQLYYKLGEYDEAINSLQVQNPINNYYKATLYIKLGKFSEAESLFNPILFSYEVILGKDDLSPDQRIHYLNNAILIHRFLKKSISIEKLSEFSSKYKLSDKERQQLLSSLEYNMDIDECLRGMWPE, from the coding sequence ATGAAAAATAAGATAATTATCATTTTAATACTTTGCTCTTTATTGTCTGCTACATGGGCAGAGACTCAGCAAGAGGATGTCCTTTCTGAATACTCTCGTGTTTTCGGTCTGGAAGCTTCGCGAAGCAATGATTTTGATGAGATTATGAACGGAATTCGGTATATTGATAATTTGCTGACTAAGAATGAAGCAAAAGTAATAACGAGTATTTACTACAATAGAGCACAACTTTATTATAAACTGGGTGAATATGACGAAGCGATAAATTCATTGCAGGTCCAGAATCCTATAAACAATTATTATAAAGCCACTCTATACATAAAGTTAGGGAAATTCTCTGAAGCAGAGTCTTTGTTCAATCCTATACTATTTAGCTATGAAGTAATATTGGGGAAAGATGATTTATCTCCTGATCAACGAATCCATTATCTGAATAATGCCATATTAATACATAGATTCTTAAAGAAGAGTATATCAATAGAAAAGTTAAGTGAATTTAGTTCTAAATATAAACTTTCTGATAAGGAGCGTCAGCAGTTGCTATCCTCTCTCGAGTACAATATGGATATTGATGAGTGCCTTCGTGGTATGTGGCCCGAATAG